One Shewanella sp. MR-4 DNA window includes the following coding sequences:
- the nrdR gene encoding transcriptional regulator NrdR, with amino-acid sequence MHCPFCSATDTKVIDSRLVAEGHQVRRRRECTECHERFTTFEGAELVMPRVIKRDGTRQPFDEEKLQAGMLRAVEKRPVSMDEIEQALSKIKSTLRATGEREVPSEMIGNLMMEQLMSLDKVAYIRFASVYRAFEDVSEFGEAIAKLQK; translated from the coding sequence ATGCATTGTCCATTTTGCAGCGCGACAGATACTAAAGTGATCGATTCCCGATTAGTGGCGGAAGGCCATCAAGTGCGTCGTCGCCGAGAATGCACCGAATGCCACGAAAGATTTACTACCTTCGAAGGGGCTGAATTAGTGATGCCACGGGTGATTAAACGCGATGGCACGCGCCAACCCTTCGATGAAGAAAAGCTGCAAGCAGGTATGTTACGCGCGGTCGAAAAGCGCCCTGTGTCTATGGATGAAATCGAGCAGGCCTTAAGTAAAATCAAGTCAACACTTAGGGCTACTGGCGAGCGCGAAGTGCCATCCGAGATGATAGGTAACTTGATGATGGAACAGTTAATGAGCCTAGATAAAGTTGCCTATATTCGTTTTGCCTCGGTTTATCGCGCCTTTGAAGACGTCTCCGAATTTGGTGAGGCGATTGCGAAACTGCAAAAGTAA
- the ribBA gene encoding bifunctional 3,4-dihydroxy-2-butanone-4-phosphate synthase/GTP cyclohydrolase II, giving the protein MALHSIEEIIEDIRQGKMVILMDDEDRENEGDLIMAAELVTPEAINFMAKYGRGLICQTMTKARCQQLNLPLMVTNNNAQFSTNFTVSIEAAEGVTTGISAHDRAVTVKAAVAKDAKASDLVQPGHIFPLMAQDGGVLTRAGHTEAGCDLARLAGLEPSGVIVEILNEDGTMARRPDLEIFSELHGIKIGTIAALIEYRNTKETTVVREAKCKLPTRFGEFDMVTFRDTIDNQLHFALVKGEVKPDCLVRVHLQNTFNDLLHSERDQQRSWPLEKAMERISAEGGVLVLLGNQEHPCEILSKVKAFEAEDQGQAPASAKWQGTSRRVGVGSQILASLGVTKMRLLSSPKRYHSLSGFGLEVTEYVAE; this is encoded by the coding sequence ATGGCGCTGCACAGTATAGAAGAGATCATCGAGGATATTCGTCAAGGCAAAATGGTTATTTTGATGGATGACGAAGACAGAGAAAACGAAGGCGACCTGATTATGGCGGCCGAGCTGGTCACGCCTGAAGCGATTAACTTTATGGCGAAATACGGTCGTGGACTCATCTGTCAAACGATGACTAAAGCCCGTTGCCAGCAGTTAAACCTGCCCTTGATGGTGACTAATAACAATGCGCAGTTCTCGACTAACTTTACGGTATCGATTGAAGCGGCAGAAGGCGTAACCACTGGGATTTCGGCCCACGATCGCGCCGTAACGGTAAAAGCAGCCGTGGCTAAAGATGCCAAGGCATCGGATTTAGTTCAGCCGGGTCATATCTTCCCATTAATGGCGCAGGACGGCGGCGTGTTAACCCGCGCAGGTCACACTGAAGCGGGTTGTGATTTAGCCCGTTTAGCAGGGCTTGAGCCATCGGGGGTGATTGTTGAGATCCTCAATGAAGACGGCACTATGGCTCGTCGCCCTGATTTAGAGATTTTCTCTGAATTACATGGGATTAAAATCGGCACTATTGCGGCGCTTATCGAATACCGCAACACCAAAGAAACCACAGTCGTGCGCGAAGCTAAATGTAAACTGCCGACCCGCTTTGGCGAGTTCGACATGGTGACCTTTAGGGACACTATCGACAATCAACTACACTTTGCCTTAGTGAAGGGCGAGGTGAAGCCAGATTGTTTAGTGCGCGTACACTTACAAAATACCTTCAACGATTTACTCCACTCAGAGCGCGATCAGCAGCGCAGCTGGCCGCTTGAAAAAGCTATGGAACGCATTTCTGCCGAAGGTGGTGTGTTGGTGTTGCTGGGCAATCAAGAGCATCCTTGTGAAATCCTCTCTAAAGTCAAAGCCTTTGAAGCTGAAGATCAAGGTCAAGCGCCAGCCTCTGCAAAATGGCAAGGCACTTCGCGCCGTGTAGGTGTAGGCTCACAAATTCTGGCCAGCCTTGGGGTAACTAAAATGCGACTCTTAAGTTCGCCTAAGCGTTATCATTCACTCTCAGGTTTTGGTCTTGAAGTGACCGAGTACGTGGCGGAGTAA
- a CDS encoding riboflavin synthase: protein MFTGIIEAVGTLRKLERKGDDIRLTVASGKLDLSDVRLGDSIATNGVCLTVVQQLADGYVADVSAETVSLTGFANYKVGTKVNLEKAVTPTTRLGGHMVSGHVDGIATVEQRLARGQAIEFWLAAPAELARYIAHKGSITIDGVSLTVNEVDGHRFRLTIVPHTAGETTLVDLKAGDKVNIEVDLIARYLERLMRFDTKETQGGGVTMEMLARAGFVR from the coding sequence ATGTTTACTGGGATTATTGAGGCCGTTGGCACGCTGCGAAAGCTTGAACGTAAAGGCGATGATATTCGTTTGACGGTCGCCAGTGGCAAACTGGATTTAAGCGATGTGCGTTTAGGCGACAGTATCGCCACCAATGGTGTGTGTTTGACTGTGGTTCAGCAATTAGCCGATGGCTATGTGGCGGATGTGTCGGCTGAAACTGTCAGTCTCACAGGCTTTGCTAACTATAAAGTCGGCACTAAGGTTAATCTTGAAAAAGCCGTTACCCCGACAACTCGCCTCGGCGGGCATATGGTCAGCGGCCATGTGGATGGCATTGCCACCGTAGAGCAGCGTCTTGCTCGTGGTCAAGCAATCGAATTTTGGTTAGCGGCGCCTGCGGAGCTGGCTCGGTATATTGCTCATAAAGGTTCTATCACCATCGATGGCGTGAGCCTGACGGTAAACGAAGTCGATGGACACCGTTTCCGATTAACCATAGTGCCCCATACAGCGGGTGAAACCACGTTGGTAGATTTGAAAGCCGGCGATAAGGTAAATATTGAAGTGGATTTAATCGCCCGCTATTTAGAGCGTTTAATGCGCTTTGATACTAAAGAAACCCAAGGCGGCGGGGTGACCATGGAAATGTTAGCCCGTGCTGGCTTTGTGCGTTAG
- the ribE gene encoding 6,7-dimethyl-8-ribityllumazine synthase — protein MNVVQGNIEAKNAKVAIVISRFNSFLVESLLEGALDTLKRFGQVSDENITVVRVPGAVELPLAARRVAASGKFDGIIALGAVIRGGTPHFDFVAGECNKGLAQIALEFDLPVAFGVLTTDTIEQAIERSGTKAGNKGGEAALSLLEMVNVLQQLEQQL, from the coding sequence ATGAACGTAGTTCAAGGTAATATCGAAGCGAAGAATGCCAAAGTTGCGATTGTAATTTCGCGTTTTAACAGCTTTTTAGTTGAGAGCCTGCTTGAAGGTGCACTTGACACGCTGAAACGTTTTGGCCAAGTCAGTGACGAAAACATCACTGTCGTCCGTGTACCTGGTGCGGTTGAGTTACCGCTGGCTGCACGTCGTGTTGCCGCAAGTGGTAAGTTTGACGGTATCATCGCACTCGGTGCTGTGATCCGTGGTGGTACCCCTCATTTCGATTTTGTTGCAGGTGAATGTAACAAAGGTCTAGCTCAAATCGCATTAGAGTTCGATCTGCCCGTTGCTTTCGGTGTATTGACTACAGATACCATTGAACAAGCCATTGAGCGTTCAGGTACTAAAGCGGGTAACAAGGGCGGCGAAGCTGCACTTAGCTTGCTAGAAATGGTCAATGTTCTGCAGCAGCTAGAACAACAGTTGTAA
- a CDS encoding AEC family transporter, which translates to MTILTPLFAVFGIMLLGTLVQKLRFLPVETDQVLNQYVYYIAFPAILLIALAQQPIEEILQWGFIAGYSAGMLVIYLVCIGISLLVNPKQSAIAAVRALNATFGNTAFIGIPLLVILFPQQQSALVAAAIASLLSVLMFAVALVSLELATNKQRQHHAAVIMLLAVVKNPIVIGCFIGVAISALGITLPAGLAMMIQQIGNTSSPCALFAVGMVLAKAMRYQKDSKVFSLTNFIELSLINLFKLILQPALVYFMLKGVGVTGDYLVMGVILSALPTAASVYLLAQRYNTQASTSAQGILFGTIVTFFSLPILEQIVKTYS; encoded by the coding sequence ATGACCATTTTAACCCCTCTGTTTGCCGTCTTTGGGATCATGCTGCTGGGCACTCTGGTGCAAAAACTGCGCTTTCTCCCAGTAGAAACAGACCAAGTACTCAATCAATATGTTTACTATATTGCGTTTCCTGCCATCTTATTGATAGCACTCGCGCAGCAGCCCATTGAAGAGATCCTACAGTGGGGATTTATCGCCGGGTACAGCGCAGGTATGTTGGTGATTTACCTCGTTTGTATCGGCATCTCCCTGCTGGTGAATCCTAAACAGTCTGCGATAGCCGCCGTGCGCGCCTTAAATGCTACCTTTGGTAATACCGCATTTATCGGTATTCCACTCCTTGTCATCTTATTCCCCCAACAACAAAGCGCCTTAGTTGCCGCTGCGATTGCCAGTTTATTGTCCGTACTCATGTTTGCCGTGGCCTTGGTCTCGCTAGAACTCGCCACCAATAAACAGCGGCAACATCACGCCGCGGTGATCATGCTGCTAGCCGTGGTGAAAAACCCGATTGTGATAGGTTGTTTTATTGGCGTGGCCATTTCGGCATTAGGGATAACCTTGCCAGCAGGCTTGGCAATGATGATCCAGCAGATAGGCAATACGTCCAGCCCCTGCGCCCTCTTTGCCGTCGGCATGGTACTAGCTAAAGCCATGCGCTATCAAAAAGATAGCAAGGTATTTAGCCTGACAAACTTTATCGAACTGAGCCTTATCAACCTGTTTAAACTCATCCTGCAACCCGCCTTGGTTTACTTCATGTTAAAAGGCGTAGGTGTCACGGGCGACTATCTCGTTATGGGCGTCATTCTTAGTGCCTTGCCCACGGCGGCAAGCGTCTATCTGTTGGCGCAGCGCTATAACACTCAGGCCTCCACCAGTGCTCAAGGGATACTCTTTGGCACTATAGTGACCTTTTTCAGCTTACCCATTCTGGAGCAGATCGTTAAAACCTATTCATAA
- the lldR gene encoding LysR family transcriptional regulator LldR: MADDVGGELQLIYLFVHLVNAGSFSLAAKELDMPIATVSRKLAKLEEKLDKQLFMRSTRKLRLTEEGLALFQRYQSVIAQFDELSGIGSDKPEGTLRIAAPISIISIIFIRALNEFGRLYPDIRLHISQSNELVDLIDKGIDVAIVGGAQPDSSWVSSTLGELDYRLFATPEYLATAPKLTHPDDLEAHQLIKVWPLFNWHLKHPNGESFYFNGPTKLTLTDLHGAIQATLDHGGILYGPELFVKQQIKDGQLKVLLPEWIGEQRRISILYHQRSQQPQKVRVFIEFMQSKAPELFSMA; this comes from the coding sequence ATGGCTGATGATGTAGGCGGCGAGCTGCAATTAATTTATCTGTTTGTGCATTTAGTGAATGCGGGGAGTTTTTCTCTGGCGGCTAAAGAACTCGATATGCCCATCGCCACCGTGAGCCGTAAGCTGGCCAAACTTGAGGAAAAGCTTGATAAGCAGTTGTTTATGCGTAGCACCCGTAAACTGCGGTTAACCGAAGAAGGCTTAGCATTATTCCAACGTTATCAGAGCGTCATTGCCCAATTTGATGAACTCAGTGGCATTGGTAGCGATAAGCCCGAAGGGACATTGCGGATTGCGGCGCCGATTTCGATTATTTCTATCATCTTTATCCGCGCATTGAACGAATTTGGGCGTTTATATCCCGATATTCGCTTACATATCTCACAAAGTAATGAGTTAGTGGATTTAATCGATAAAGGGATCGATGTGGCGATTGTGGGCGGCGCGCAGCCTGATTCCTCTTGGGTGTCGAGCACCTTAGGTGAACTCGATTATCGCCTGTTTGCCACGCCGGAATATTTAGCCACTGCGCCAAAGTTAACCCATCCCGATGACCTCGAAGCCCACCAGTTAATTAAGGTTTGGCCACTGTTTAATTGGCATTTAAAGCACCCCAATGGCGAGTCGTTCTATTTTAATGGTCCGACAAAACTCACGCTTACGGATCTTCACGGTGCGATTCAGGCGACACTCGACCACGGCGGCATTCTCTATGGCCCAGAATTATTTGTAAAACAACAGATTAAAGATGGTCAGTTAAAAGTGTTGCTGCCGGAATGGATAGGTGAGCAGCGCAGAATATCGATTCTGTATCACCAACGGAGTCAGCAGCCGCAGAAGGTCAGGGTGTTTATCGAGTTTATGCAGTCTAAGGCGCCTGAGCTGTTCTCGATGGCGTAA
- a CDS encoding DUF3319 domain-containing protein produces MKKLVYQGFILTNSEGRTDTWKLTIGQQSRIGSLFELRRLVNYYLELGILPATRASLQEAKQTQNSMSKNPLKPRKR; encoded by the coding sequence ATGAAAAAACTCGTTTATCAAGGATTTATCTTAACCAATAGCGAAGGTCGCACCGATACCTGGAAACTCACCATAGGTCAGCAAAGCCGTATTGGTTCCTTGTTTGAACTGCGCCGTTTAGTCAATTACTACCTTGAGCTGGGTATCTTGCCAGCCACCCGCGCCAGCCTGCAAGAGGCGAAACAGACCCAAAACTCCATGAGTAAAAATCCGCTAAAACCTCGCAAACGCTAA
- the recN gene encoding DNA repair protein RecN produces the protein MLCQLSINNFAIVRFLELDFRPGMTSITGETGAGKSIAIDALGLCLGNRADASSVRPGASKTEVSARFSLEDVPLAKRWLEDNDLELDDECILRRTIGSDGRSRAYINGNPVPLTQLKLLGQLLVGIHGQHAHHAMLKSEHQLTLLDSYANHRLLIDTVAASYQRCKQIEAELKQLEASQQERIARKQLVQYQVEELDEFDLKVGEFEEIEQEHKRLANGTELVDSCQASLFLLTDGEESNIESLLNKVVGLAENLQSYDPALTNVSTMLNEALIQVQESAGELQHYLSKLELDPAHFAYLEERLSKAMQLARKHHVSPDKLAEHHLALRAELTTLDHDENKLEDIQRQVEASKVAYLANAQKLSQSRARYAKELDKLVTQSIHELNMPKGKFTIEVNFNPEIMSMNGSDNIEFMVTTNPGQPLQPISRVASGGELSRIGLGIQVITAKKVATPTLIFDEVDVGISGPTAAVVGRMLRSLGESTQVLCVTHLPQVAGNGHQHMFVNKFNKAGSTETTMMPLDREQRIQELARLLGGDTITTNTLANARELLQ, from the coding sequence ATGCTTTGCCAACTCAGCATCAACAATTTCGCTATCGTACGTTTCCTTGAACTGGACTTTCGCCCCGGAATGACCAGCATTACCGGTGAGACTGGCGCGGGAAAATCCATCGCCATTGACGCACTAGGCTTATGCCTAGGTAACCGTGCCGATGCCAGCAGTGTTCGCCCTGGCGCGAGCAAAACCGAAGTCAGTGCCCGATTTTCCTTAGAGGATGTACCTCTTGCAAAACGTTGGCTCGAAGATAACGATCTCGAACTCGATGATGAGTGTATTCTACGGCGAACCATTGGTAGTGACGGCCGCTCACGCGCCTATATCAATGGCAATCCCGTCCCTTTGACTCAGTTAAAATTACTGGGGCAATTGCTTGTGGGGATCCATGGCCAACACGCCCACCATGCAATGTTAAAGAGTGAGCATCAGCTCACCTTACTCGATAGCTACGCCAATCACAGGCTGTTGATAGATACAGTGGCGGCAAGCTATCAGCGCTGTAAACAAATTGAAGCCGAACTCAAACAATTAGAAGCCTCCCAGCAGGAACGTATCGCCCGTAAACAGCTGGTGCAATATCAAGTTGAAGAGTTAGATGAGTTTGATCTCAAGGTTGGTGAATTTGAAGAGATTGAACAGGAACATAAGCGCCTCGCAAATGGCACAGAGCTGGTTGATAGCTGCCAAGCCAGCCTGTTTTTACTCACTGATGGCGAAGAGAGCAATATCGAATCACTGCTGAACAAAGTCGTCGGCCTTGCCGAGAATCTGCAAAGCTATGACCCCGCTTTAACCAATGTCAGCACTATGCTGAACGAAGCGCTTATTCAAGTACAAGAAAGTGCTGGCGAATTGCAGCACTACCTGAGTAAACTCGAACTCGATCCGGCGCATTTTGCCTATTTAGAGGAAAGGCTCTCTAAAGCCATGCAACTGGCCCGTAAGCACCATGTCAGCCCTGATAAATTAGCCGAGCATCATCTCGCCCTCAGAGCCGAACTCACGACCCTAGATCATGATGAAAATAAGCTAGAAGATATTCAACGCCAAGTGGAAGCCAGTAAAGTGGCCTACCTCGCTAACGCGCAAAAGCTAAGTCAAAGCCGCGCCCGTTATGCGAAAGAGCTGGACAAGCTGGTGACTCAATCCATCCATGAGCTCAACATGCCTAAGGGAAAGTTCACCATTGAAGTGAATTTCAATCCAGAAATCATGTCGATGAACGGCAGCGATAACATAGAGTTTATGGTTACCACCAACCCAGGCCAGCCATTACAACCTATATCAAGGGTTGCCTCAGGCGGCGAATTGTCACGTATTGGCTTAGGTATCCAAGTCATTACCGCGAAGAAGGTTGCTACCCCTACCCTGATTTTCGACGAGGTGGATGTTGGGATCTCAGGCCCCACAGCAGCCGTCGTTGGACGCATGCTGCGTAGCCTTGGCGAGTCGACCCAAGTTCTGTGTGTGACCCACTTACCTCAAGTTGCTGGTAACGGCCATCAACATATGTTTGTGAATAAATTCAACAAGGCCGGAAGCACTGAAACCACTATGATGCCTTTAGATAGGGAGCAACGTATCCAAGAGCTCGCCAGATTACTCGGTGGCGATACGATTACGACGAATACCTTAGCCAATGCCAGGGAGTTATTACAGTAG
- a CDS encoding phosphatidylglycerophosphatase A — MKLLSQDQALSRLSLKNPIHFLALGFGSGLAAKAPGTFGTLAAIPLYLLLAQLPLAWYLAVTLVCVFAGIYICDKAAKDMGVHDHGAIVWDEVAGLLITMIAAPAGVLWLVVGFVLFRFFDIIKPWPIRWLDAKVEGGFGIMIDDVLAGIFALIGVQALAAFIH, encoded by the coding sequence ATGAAGTTGTTATCCCAAGATCAGGCGCTGTCGCGCCTGTCTCTTAAAAATCCAATCCATTTTTTAGCATTAGGCTTTGGCAGTGGTTTAGCGGCTAAGGCACCTGGCACCTTTGGCACTTTGGCGGCGATTCCTCTGTATTTGCTGTTGGCTCAATTGCCCTTGGCTTGGTATTTAGCTGTGACCTTAGTGTGCGTGTTCGCGGGGATTTATATCTGCGATAAGGCGGCTAAAGACATGGGCGTGCATGACCATGGCGCGATTGTATGGGATGAGGTCGCAGGCCTGTTAATCACTATGATTGCGGCGCCTGCTGGAGTGCTCTGGTTAGTCGTTGGTTTTGTGCTGTTTCGTTTCTTTGACATTATCAAGCCTTGGCCAATCCGTTGGCTCGATGCCAAGGTCGAAGGTGGCTTTGGGATTATGATCGACGATGTATTAGCAGGCATTTTCGCGCTTATTGGTGTTCAGGCCCTAGCGGCTTTTATCCATTAA
- a CDS encoding universal stress protein — translation MPFQHILAAVDDSVPPNAVLKKSVVLARKCQASLTVLKVKRTHNFNLNLLFHRDKSNLMSDDRRKPILAYPDKQYPIQIKECLSHSIHNAIVNECNQSDYDLIIVSHKFYPPFFNEFLIADEWQLLRLPHIPVMFVDLEDWHENGHVLTALELDNENITHLEFNETLIEESKRIASLLSNDLHLINSYLPDPFYMSFNHQPQEQVSEREKYKARLTTVARQHNLNTHNLHIEEGLPEDTISNEARRLNVNMLVMGSAERKGMLSAFKGNAARNIINKLRTDLFIVKPRHPH, via the coding sequence ATGCCTTTCCAGCATATTCTCGCTGCGGTTGATGATTCCGTTCCACCTAATGCCGTGCTCAAAAAGTCCGTTGTCTTGGCAAGAAAATGCCAAGCATCTTTGACTGTTCTCAAGGTCAAACGAACTCATAACTTTAATCTAAACCTTTTATTTCATAGAGATAAATCCAACCTCATGTCCGATGACAGGCGAAAGCCCATCTTGGCTTATCCCGATAAACAATATCCAATCCAAATAAAAGAATGCTTATCCCACTCAATACACAATGCTATTGTCAATGAATGTAACCAGTCAGATTATGATCTCATCATAGTGAGTCATAAATTCTATCCACCCTTTTTCAATGAATTTTTAATTGCAGATGAATGGCAATTGTTACGATTACCCCATATTCCCGTGATGTTTGTAGATCTTGAAGATTGGCATGAGAACGGCCACGTACTCACAGCACTAGAACTCGACAATGAAAACATCACTCATCTTGAGTTTAATGAAACCCTGATAGAAGAAAGCAAACGGATTGCCAGCCTGCTCTCGAACGATCTGCACTTAATTAATAGCTATTTACCCGATCCCTTCTATATGAGCTTTAATCATCAGCCGCAAGAGCAAGTCTCCGAGCGAGAAAAATATAAGGCGAGACTTACGACGGTAGCGCGACAGCACAATCTCAATACACATAATCTACACATCGAAGAAGGCTTACCCGAAGATACGATTTCCAATGAGGCCCGTAGACTCAACGTCAATATGCTGGTGATGGGCAGCGCCGAACGCAAAGGCATGTTGAGCGCATTCAAAGGCAATGCGGCGCGAAATATTATTAACAAGCTACGAACCGATCTCTTTATTGTCAAACCGCGACATCCGCACTAA
- the nusB gene encoding transcription antitermination factor NusB — protein sequence MKPSERRKARRLAVQAIYSWQLSGNNIADVEHEFLTEQSLDGVDVAYFRELFAGVATKKTQLDELFIPHLDRPIDEVSPVEKAIVRLAAYELTFRKDVPFKVAINEAIELAKAFGADESHKFVNGLLDKLVARK from the coding sequence ATGAAGCCTTCTGAGCGCCGCAAGGCCCGCCGTTTAGCCGTACAAGCCATCTATTCATGGCAACTAAGCGGGAATAATATTGCCGATGTCGAGCATGAGTTTTTAACTGAACAGAGTCTCGATGGTGTAGACGTAGCTTATTTTCGTGAGCTATTTGCAGGCGTAGCAACTAAGAAAACCCAACTGGATGAGTTGTTCATTCCACACTTGGACCGCCCCATTGATGAGGTGTCGCCAGTGGAGAAGGCCATAGTTCGCTTAGCTGCCTATGAGCTGACTTTCCGTAAAGATGTGCCATTTAAAGTCGCGATTAACGAGGCGATTGAACTGGCTAAAGCTTTCGGTGCGGATGAAAGCCATAAGTTTGTTAATGGATTACTCGACAAACTGGTTGCACGTAAGTAA
- the ribD gene encoding bifunctional diaminohydroxyphosphoribosylaminopyrimidine deaminase/5-amino-6-(5-phosphoribosylamino)uracil reductase RibD, whose translation MNWSELDNQMMSRAIQLARKGFYTTRPNPSVGCVIVKDNQIVGEGYHQKAGEPHAEVHALRMAGELARGATAYVTLEPCSHYGRTPPCALALINIGVKRVVVAVEDPNPQVGGRGIQMLRDAGIQVDVGLHRDEAYALNLGFMKRMESGLPWVTVKLAASLDGKTALSNGVSKWITGPEARRDVQRLRLRACALVTGIDTVLADDPSLNVRYSELGSLSSQLSEAQILQPLRVILDSRCRMPITAALLAIESPMLLVSTEPYSPAFMAQLPAHVTCLQLPAIDGRISLPALLSYLGKSCNQVLIEAGATLAGAFIGDGLADELVLYQAMKILGAQGRNLLELPDYQMMADIPTLKLVDERKVGADTRFTLRLTSNPSLANK comes from the coding sequence ATGAATTGGTCAGAACTCGATAACCAGATGATGAGCCGAGCCATACAACTGGCTCGCAAAGGATTTTATACCACTCGCCCCAATCCCAGTGTGGGCTGCGTTATCGTAAAAGATAATCAGATTGTCGGTGAGGGTTATCATCAAAAAGCTGGCGAGCCACATGCTGAGGTGCATGCACTGCGGATGGCTGGCGAGCTTGCCCGTGGCGCGACCGCCTATGTCACCTTAGAACCTTGCAGCCATTATGGCCGCACACCGCCGTGTGCCTTGGCACTGATTAATATTGGTGTAAAACGAGTCGTGGTGGCGGTTGAAGATCCCAATCCGCAGGTCGGTGGTCGCGGTATTCAAATGCTGCGCGATGCGGGCATTCAAGTGGATGTCGGTTTGCACCGCGACGAAGCTTACGCTTTAAATCTTGGTTTTATGAAGCGCATGGAATCAGGCCTACCTTGGGTGACGGTAAAGCTTGCCGCGAGCCTAGATGGTAAAACCGCGTTATCAAACGGTGTGTCCAAATGGATCACAGGCCCCGAAGCTCGCCGCGATGTGCAGCGCTTACGTTTACGCGCCTGCGCGCTAGTGACGGGGATTGACACTGTGCTGGCCGATGACCCTTCGCTTAATGTGCGTTACTCAGAGCTTGGCAGTCTTAGCTCACAATTGAGTGAAGCGCAGATTTTACAACCGCTGCGGGTGATATTAGACAGTCGTTGCCGGATGCCGATTACGGCAGCCTTGCTTGCGATTGAATCGCCGATGTTATTAGTCTCAACTGAGCCTTACTCGCCAGCCTTTATGGCGCAGTTGCCCGCCCATGTGACTTGTCTTCAATTACCGGCGATTGATGGTCGAATCTCGCTGCCTGCACTCTTAAGCTATTTAGGCAAAAGCTGTAATCAGGTGCTTATCGAAGCGGGCGCGACCTTAGCCGGCGCCTTTATCGGTGACGGATTAGCCGATGAATTAGTGTTGTATCAAGCGATGAAAATCCTTGGCGCACAGGGACGTAATCTACTCGAATTACCCGATTATCAAATGATGGCCGATATTCCGACCCTCAAACTGGTCGATGAGCGTAAAGTGGGCGCGGATACGCGTTTCACCTTGAGGCTTACATCCAATCCATCTTTAGCGAATAAGTGA
- the thiL gene encoding thiamine-phosphate kinase: MKEFQLIECYFNHRGPTRRDVKLSIGDDCALVQPAENKSIAISCDTLVENVHFFPDIPPQALGYKALAVNLSDLAAMGAEPAWMTLALTLPEVNEAWLSGFSEGLFEAAEYYGIALIGGDTTRGPRAINITVHGQVPQGKALTRHGAKAGDWIYVTGTLGDSALGLDLIRGVQHARAEHKEFLINRHYRPTPRVLAGQSLRSLASSAIDLSDGFISDIGHILKASQVGAVVDVGLIPLSRAMQDTVSEEHALGYALTGGEDYELLFTVPEAQKGALETALSHAGTKFVRVGQICAGSKLKLQLNGEPFTPPYHGFEHF; encoded by the coding sequence GTGAAAGAATTCCAACTTATTGAATGTTATTTCAATCACCGCGGCCCCACGCGCCGTGATGTCAAACTGAGTATTGGCGACGATTGCGCCCTAGTGCAGCCCGCCGAAAACAAGTCGATCGCCATCTCCTGCGATACCTTAGTCGAAAACGTTCACTTCTTCCCCGATATTCCCCCTCAAGCCTTAGGTTACAAAGCCTTAGCAGTGAATCTTTCAGATTTAGCCGCCATGGGGGCAGAGCCTGCGTGGATGACGCTTGCGCTTACCTTACCAGAGGTTAACGAAGCCTGGCTGAGTGGGTTTAGTGAGGGACTCTTCGAAGCGGCTGAATACTATGGTATTGCCCTCATTGGCGGCGATACCACCCGCGGCCCTAGAGCCATTAACATTACCGTGCATGGACAAGTGCCGCAGGGTAAGGCATTGACTCGTCACGGTGCAAAAGCGGGTGACTGGATTTATGTGACCGGTACGCTCGGCGATTCAGCATTAGGGCTGGATTTGATCCGTGGCGTGCAGCATGCGCGTGCGGAGCATAAAGAGTTCCTAATCAATCGCCATTATCGTCCAACACCTCGAGTGTTAGCGGGTCAGTCGTTACGGTCTTTAGCATCCAGCGCCATCGACTTATCCGACGGTTTTATTTCGGACATTGGCCATATCCTCAAAGCATCGCAGGTAGGCGCGGTTGTGGATGTAGGCTTGATTCCGTTGTCCCGCGCCATGCAGGATACCGTGAGCGAAGAGCATGCCTTAGGTTATGCGCTAACGGGGGGCGAGGATTATGAGCTGCTCTTTACCGTGCCAGAGGCGCAAAAAGGTGCGTTAGAAACTGCACTGAGCCACGCGGGGACTAAGTTTGTGCGGGTTGGACAAATTTGTGCGGGCAGTAAACTTAAGTTGCAACTCAATGGTGAGCCGTTTACGCCGCCATATCATGGTTTTGAGCACTTTTAA